A single genomic interval of Streptococcus suis harbors:
- the nrdH gene encoding glutaredoxin-like protein NrdH translates to MVTIYSKNDCVQCKMSKKFLDQHNVAYTEINLDEQPEYIEHVKSLGFSAAPVIETANDVFSGFQPGKLKALV, encoded by the coding sequence ATGGTTACTATTTATTCGAAAAACGATTGTGTACAATGCAAGATGAGCAAGAAATTTCTTGACCAACACAATGTAGCCTATACTGAAATCAACTTAGACGAACAACCAGAATACATCGAACATGTGAAAAGCCTTGGTTTCTCAGCCGCACCTGTTATCGAAACTGCAAATGATGTTTTCTCAGGTTTTCAACCAGGAAAACTAAAAGCCTTGGTTTAA
- the nrdE gene encoding class 1b ribonucleoside-diphosphate reductase subunit alpha: MSLKELGDVSYFRLNNEINRPVNGQIPLHKDKEAVKAFFKENVLPNTKQFDSILDKIAYLLEENYLEKEFLDQYNPEFIIKIDQFLKDQNFRFKSFMAAYKFYNQYALKTNDGAYYLESMEDRVLFNALYFAEGDEELALNLANEMIHLRYQPATPSFLNAGRARRGELVSCFLIQVTDDMNSIGRSINSALQLSRIGGGVGISLSNLREAGAPIKGYEGAASGVVPVMKLFEDSFSYSNQLGQRQGAGVVYLDVFHPDIISFLSTKKENADEKVRVKTLSLGITVPDKFYELARKNEDMYLFSPYSVELEYGVPYSYLDITEKYDELVANPRIRKTKIKARDLETEISKLQQESGYPYVINIDTANRSNPVDGKIIMSNLCSEILQVQTPSVINDSQEYLTMGTDVSCNLGSTNIVNLMKSPDFGRSVRTMTRALTYVTDHSHISAVPSIEAGNEQAHSIGLGAMGLHSYLAQNLIDYGSKTAVEFTNIYFMLLNYWTLVESNNIARERKATFHNFEKSKYADGTYFDKYVTGNYQPQSDRVKELFEGIFIPSGQDWAELREKVMADGLYHQNRLAVAPNGSISYINDVSASIHPITQRIEERQEKKIGKIYYPAAGLATETIPFYKSAYDMDMRKVIDVYAAATEHVDQGLSLTLFLRSELPKELYEWKTENKQTTRDLSILRNYAFNKGIKSIYYVRTFTDDGEEVGANQCESCVI; the protein is encoded by the coding sequence ATGAGTTTGAAAGAATTAGGCGATGTGTCCTACTTCCGTTTGAATAACGAAATCAACCGTCCTGTCAACGGACAAATCCCTCTCCACAAGGACAAAGAGGCTGTCAAGGCTTTCTTCAAGGAAAATGTCCTTCCAAATACCAAGCAATTTGATAGTATTTTAGACAAGATTGCTTATCTATTAGAAGAAAATTACCTCGAAAAAGAGTTTTTGGACCAATACAATCCAGAATTTATCATCAAAATTGATCAATTCTTGAAAGACCAAAATTTCCGCTTCAAGTCTTTCATGGCAGCCTACAAGTTTTACAACCAGTATGCCCTCAAAACCAACGACGGTGCCTACTACTTGGAAAGCATGGAAGACCGTGTTCTCTTCAACGCCTTGTATTTTGCTGAGGGCGACGAAGAATTAGCCTTGAATTTGGCCAACGAAATGATTCATTTGCGTTACCAGCCTGCTACTCCTTCCTTCCTCAACGCAGGCCGTGCCCGTCGTGGTGAGTTGGTGTCTTGTTTCCTCATCCAGGTCACAGACGATATGAACTCTATTGGACGTTCTATCAACTCTGCTCTGCAATTGTCCCGTATCGGTGGTGGTGTCGGTATCTCCCTCAGCAACTTGCGTGAGGCAGGTGCACCAATCAAGGGCTACGAGGGAGCAGCATCTGGTGTCGTTCCTGTTATGAAACTCTTCGAAGACAGCTTCTCCTATTCTAACCAGCTTGGGCAACGCCAAGGGGCTGGTGTCGTTTATCTTGATGTTTTCCACCCAGATATTATTTCCTTCCTTTCGACTAAGAAAGAAAATGCCGATGAGAAAGTTCGTGTGAAGACCTTATCACTCGGTATCACCGTTCCTGATAAATTCTACGAATTGGCCCGTAAAAATGAAGACATGTACCTCTTCAGCCCTTACTCTGTGGAATTAGAGTACGGTGTCCCTTACAGCTACCTTGACATCACAGAAAAATACGACGAGTTGGTAGCAAACCCACGCATTCGTAAGACAAAAATCAAGGCACGTGACTTGGAAACAGAAATATCCAAACTCCAACAAGAGTCTGGATATCCATACGTTATCAACATCGATACAGCCAACCGTAGCAACCCTGTTGACGGCAAGATTATCATGTCAAACCTCTGTTCAGAAATTCTTCAAGTACAAACTCCAAGCGTCATCAATGATTCTCAGGAATACTTGACTATGGGAACAGACGTGTCATGTAACCTTGGTTCGACCAACATCGTCAACTTGATGAAATCGCCTGATTTTGGACGTTCTGTTCGTACAATGACACGCGCTTTGACCTATGTGACGGACCACTCGCACATTTCTGCAGTACCGTCTATCGAAGCTGGTAACGAGCAAGCTCATTCTATCGGTCTTGGTGCCATGGGACTTCACTCTTATCTAGCCCAAAACTTAATCGATTACGGATCAAAAACAGCCGTAGAATTTACCAACATCTACTTCATGCTCCTCAACTACTGGACTTTGGTAGAATCAAACAACATTGCCCGCGAACGCAAGGCTACTTTCCATAACTTTGAAAAATCAAAATACGCAGACGGCACTTATTTCGATAAATACGTGACTGGTAATTACCAACCACAATCTGACCGTGTCAAAGAACTCTTTGAAGGTATTTTCATTCCAAGTGGACAAGATTGGGCGGAGCTTCGTGAAAAAGTAATGGCAGATGGTCTCTATCATCAAAACCGTCTAGCTGTTGCACCAAACGGTTCTATCAGCTACATCAACGACGTTTCTGCTTCAATTCACCCAATCACACAACGGATTGAAGAACGCCAAGAGAAGAAAATCGGTAAAATCTACTATCCAGCAGCTGGTTTGGCAACTGAAACTATTCCATTCTACAAGTCTGCCTACGATATGGATATGCGCAAGGTTATCGATGTCTATGCTGCCGCAACAGAGCACGTTGACCAAGGTTTGTCCCTCACCCTTTTCCTCCGCAGTGAGCTTCCAAAAGAACTCTACGAATGGAAAACAGAGAACAAACAAACTACCCGTGACCTCTCTATCCTCCGTAACTACGCCTTCAACAAAGGTATCAAGTCTATCTACTACGTCCGCACCTTTACCGATG
- the acnA gene encoding aconitate hydratase AcnA: protein MEKSHRKRLFHKGKEYSYYALDSISMEEKMDIQSLPYTIRILLESLLRKEDGIDVTKNHIMELLHYQAASPKGEIPFKPSRVILQDFTGVPVVVDLASMRDAVVKAGGKPELINPEIPVDLVIDHSVQVDFFGTEDALEKNIALEFERNNERYEFLKWAENSFENYRAVPPATGIIHQVNIEFLSDVIINNDGLLYPDSMFGTDSHTTMINGIGVLGWGVGGIEAEAAMLGEASYFPVPEVIGVRLAGQLPKVATATDLALKVTQLLRQENVVGKFVEFFGPGLASLTLADRATVSNMAPEYGATCGYFPIDGETLHYMRLTNRSEEHVELTEAYAKANYLFYDAERFPSYSKVLELDLSTVVPSISGPKRPQDLIELTDAKAEFQASLIREVGVRGFGLEEAELDKTATVKYVEGDEQIQTGHVAIAAITSCTNTSNPYVLLAAGLLAKNAVEKGLAVSKTVKTSLAPGSKVVTGYLKKSGLQTYLDALGFNLVGYGCTTCIGNSGDLRPEVADAIKEEDLLVSAVLSGNRNFEGRINPLVKANFLASPPLVVAYAIAGNMNVDLTRDPLGYDEKQQAVYLADIMPSREEVDDYIERYVTRDLYKEEYQQVFTDSQAWNAIETKTEKNYNWNSSSTYIQNPPYFDNIQADLSIKPLENLSVLAKFGDTVTTDHISPAGNIARLSPAARYLEENGIVYKDFNSYGSRRGNHEVMMRGTFANIRIKNELAAGKIGGWTRVGDEILPIYDAAMRYKEAGVGSIVIAGKDYGMGSSRDWAAKGSSLLGVKAVLAESFERIHRSNLVMMGVLPLQFLEGQSAESLGLTGHESYTIDLPEDVGVGQIVTVHAQTDDVTKEFQALVRFDAEADIRYYRHGGILPMVVRKKLGGKV, encoded by the coding sequence ATGGAAAAATCACATAGAAAACGCTTGTTTCATAAAGGGAAAGAATATTCATATTATGCATTGGATTCGATTTCAATGGAAGAAAAAATGGATATTCAATCACTTCCCTATACTATTCGTATTTTATTAGAGAGTCTTTTAAGAAAAGAAGATGGTATAGATGTTACAAAAAATCACATAATGGAGTTGCTTCATTATCAGGCTGCATCTCCTAAAGGAGAAATTCCTTTTAAACCTAGTCGTGTTATTTTGCAAGATTTTACAGGTGTTCCTGTTGTGGTAGATTTAGCCTCCATGCGTGATGCGGTGGTGAAAGCAGGTGGAAAACCTGAATTGATTAACCCGGAAATTCCAGTGGATTTAGTCATCGACCACTCTGTTCAAGTTGATTTTTTTGGGACTGAAGATGCTCTGGAGAAAAATATTGCCTTAGAGTTCGAAAGAAATAATGAGCGCTATGAATTTCTGAAATGGGCAGAGAATTCCTTTGAAAATTATCGCGCTGTGCCTCCAGCAACAGGAATTATCCATCAGGTAAACATTGAATTTCTAAGCGATGTTATTATCAACAACGATGGCTTGCTTTATCCAGATTCTATGTTTGGTACAGACAGTCATACGACCATGATTAACGGTATTGGTGTACTTGGTTGGGGTGTAGGTGGCATTGAGGCGGAAGCTGCAATGTTGGGTGAAGCATCCTATTTTCCCGTTCCTGAGGTGATTGGTGTTCGCCTAGCTGGGCAATTGCCTAAGGTTGCCACTGCAACGGATTTGGCGCTTAAGGTCACTCAACTTCTACGTCAGGAAAATGTAGTTGGGAAGTTTGTCGAATTTTTTGGACCAGGTTTAGCTTCTCTTACATTAGCGGATCGAGCAACTGTTTCCAATATGGCTCCAGAATACGGTGCGACCTGTGGCTATTTCCCGATTGATGGAGAAACTTTACATTATATGAGATTGACCAACCGTTCGGAGGAGCACGTAGAGTTGACAGAAGCCTATGCTAAGGCTAATTATTTATTCTATGATGCTGAACGTTTTCCGTCTTATAGCAAGGTTTTAGAATTGGATTTATCAACAGTAGTCCCATCTATTTCTGGTCCTAAAAGACCACAGGATTTGATAGAATTAACAGATGCAAAAGCAGAGTTTCAGGCTAGTTTAATACGTGAAGTAGGTGTGCGTGGATTTGGTTTGGAGGAAGCAGAGTTAGATAAAACAGCCACGGTTAAGTATGTTGAAGGAGATGAGCAAATTCAAACAGGTCATGTTGCTATTGCGGCGATTACCTCGTGTACAAATACCTCCAATCCGTATGTCCTTTTGGCGGCAGGATTACTGGCAAAAAATGCGGTAGAAAAAGGTTTGGCAGTTTCTAAGACGGTCAAGACGTCATTGGCACCAGGCTCAAAAGTAGTGACTGGCTATTTAAAAAAATCAGGTTTGCAGACCTATCTAGATGCCTTAGGGTTCAATTTGGTTGGTTATGGTTGTACAACTTGTATCGGTAACTCAGGTGATCTGCGTCCTGAAGTAGCGGATGCGATTAAGGAAGAAGATTTATTGGTTTCTGCGGTATTGTCTGGAAATCGTAACTTTGAAGGACGGATTAATCCATTGGTAAAAGCTAATTTCTTAGCGAGCCCACCGCTTGTTGTTGCCTATGCTATTGCGGGAAATATGAATGTAGATTTAACAAGGGATCCGCTGGGGTATGATGAGAAGCAACAAGCTGTCTACCTTGCGGACATTATGCCAAGTCGCGAGGAGGTAGATGACTACATTGAGCGTTATGTGACTCGTGACCTTTATAAGGAAGAATACCAACAGGTATTTACAGATAGTCAGGCTTGGAATGCGATTGAAACAAAGACAGAGAAGAATTACAATTGGAATTCATCTTCAACCTATATTCAAAATCCTCCCTATTTTGACAATATCCAGGCAGATTTATCCATAAAACCACTGGAAAATTTATCTGTTTTGGCTAAATTTGGCGATACCGTAACGACAGATCATATTTCTCCGGCAGGGAATATTGCACGATTGAGTCCAGCCGCTCGTTATCTCGAAGAGAATGGCATTGTTTATAAGGATTTTAATTCTTATGGAAGTCGTCGTGGAAATCACGAAGTCATGATGCGTGGGACTTTTGCAAATATTCGTATAAAGAATGAGCTGGCAGCTGGAAAAATTGGTGGTTGGACAAGAGTTGGCGATGAGATTCTTCCAATCTATGATGCAGCCATGAGATATAAGGAAGCTGGTGTCGGTAGTATTGTTATTGCTGGTAAAGACTATGGGATGGGGTCAAGCCGTGATTGGGCAGCCAAAGGTTCAAGTTTACTTGGTGTGAAGGCCGTTCTTGCTGAGTCATTTGAGCGGATTCACCGTTCAAACTTAGTGATGATGGGTGTTCTTCCGTTACAATTTTTAGAAGGTCAGTCGGCAGAAAGTCTTGGCTTGACTGGACATGAAAGCTATACAATCGACTTGCCAGAAGATGTCGGTGTTGGTCAAATTGTAACAGTCCATGCGCAAACAGACGATGTTACAAAGGAGTTTCAAGCTCTGGTGCGGTTTGATGCAGAAGCGGATATTCGTTATTATCGCCACGGAGGTATTTTACCTATGGTAGTAAGAAAGAAACTAGGAGGAAAGGTATGA
- a CDS encoding citrate synthase codes for MTETNGLKDAIACDTRISAIENDRLSYAGYDIAELMENNASFEEVIYLLWNLHLPTQIELNYFEKSLRKEYAISDAVEQCILIQSRRHLHPMSVLRSTVSLLGVYNVHAEENSLEALYEQSIQIMAKVPTIIATFARLRRGLVPIELRSDLGFAANFLYMLNGEEPSDLQIKAFNKALVLHADHELNASTFAARVTASTLTDLYSCVTTAIGTLKGSLHGGANERVFDMLLAIRESGDTERYLQKKLDSKEKIMGFGHRVYKTVDPRQEYLKEMARDLTFGTDDEAFYRLSEEVESFIKNKKGLIPNVDFYSATVYHVLGIDSDIFTLIFAMSRMAGWIAHVQEQRKNNKLIRPRSSYLGGRNLVYIPIGKR; via the coding sequence ATGACAGAAACGAATGGGTTAAAAGATGCGATTGCCTGTGATACGCGAATCAGTGCAATTGAAAATGACCGCTTGTCCTATGCAGGGTATGACATTGCTGAATTGATGGAGAATAACGCTTCTTTTGAGGAAGTCATCTATCTTCTGTGGAACCTGCATTTGCCAACTCAGATTGAATTAAATTATTTTGAGAAAAGCCTGCGAAAAGAATATGCGATTTCAGATGCGGTAGAGCAATGTATTCTGATTCAATCACGGCGACATTTGCATCCTATGAGCGTGTTGCGTTCGACAGTATCTCTCCTTGGAGTATATAATGTACACGCTGAAGAGAATTCGTTAGAAGCTTTGTATGAACAATCTATTCAGATTATGGCCAAGGTTCCGACGATTATTGCAACATTTGCTCGTTTGAGACGTGGATTGGTTCCAATTGAACTGCGGTCTGATCTGGGTTTTGCGGCGAATTTTCTTTATATGCTGAATGGTGAGGAGCCGAGTGATTTGCAAATCAAAGCATTTAACAAAGCTTTGGTGCTTCATGCTGATCATGAATTGAATGCGTCTACTTTTGCTGCGCGTGTCACGGCATCAACGTTAACGGATTTATATTCTTGTGTTACCACGGCAATTGGGACTCTGAAAGGCTCATTGCATGGTGGTGCAAATGAACGAGTGTTTGACATGTTGCTGGCTATTCGCGAGAGTGGTGATACCGAGAGATATTTGCAGAAGAAGCTGGATTCGAAGGAAAAAATTATGGGATTTGGCCATCGAGTCTATAAAACGGTTGATCCTCGTCAAGAGTATTTGAAGGAGATGGCGCGTGATTTGACATTCGGAACAGACGATGAAGCGTTTTATAGATTGTCAGAGGAAGTAGAGAGCTTTATTAAAAACAAAAAAGGTTTAATTCCAAACGTAGATTTTTATTCGGCGACAGTTTACCATGTGCTAGGTATTGATAGTGATATTTTTACATTGATTTTTGCAATGAGCCGTATGGCGGGGTGGATTGCACATGTCCAGGAACAACGGAAAAATAATAAATTGATTCGTCCGCGCTCTTCCTACTTAGGCGGTAGGAATTTGGTTTACATCCCGATTGGAAAGAG